One stretch of Pontiella desulfatans DNA includes these proteins:
- a CDS encoding serine/threonine-protein kinase, which produces MDESADIKRETGDKTEPPRREIGNANLFADDIVFSDTEKILFEEDLHENASNRDGLMDGNPADRYSANKKLNQGGMKAIWEVDDHRTARKVAMALIQDSKIASENDIDSFLYEARLTANLQHPNIIPIYDIALDENGNPYFTMKALKGETLGEIIRKLRNQNSEYQKRYTLTRLLAIFLKVCNAIDYAHTKGVIHLDLKPSNVNVGDFGDVHVLDWGLSTLITHLNEYDGEPVSWKSLDDVSLENGQTLTRYLEKTAKRREHKNVVGGTPGYMSPEQAQGVPSDIDFQTDVYMLGAVLYEILTHHCPIEGGTVKESLQRTVRGDFPPPGKRAPELRIPAALAAIAMKAMATDPADRYPNVAALIRDVHQYQDGFATTAENPTFITHVALLIKRHKLAVSLIAAMAAIIATILAQSFSSIKESERVALDALDRLQVKNEYIASTAQKVAPDYLNLMAQQEQDFKFAAAKQSLDTSLAFDPNLESAWMRKGKMLISQLDFTNAWQILSGNHGHPVEKNPPAIRLAKKYMETGAITDADLPRLVKDFKTYGIADGLPRLFYHLNQSAFDPETRFPALAEALQILNPEVETLNFNWQPTGSLGWIIDIGNNPGLNDISPLCGLHILILNASRIGSPDLNLLTEDGLVELRLAETQLNHLPELDQLEGLQVLDISGTRIRNLANIIRYPKLRALDLSGIEELAISPQLIWNQNLKMLTVAEAFRNDQTIINLTRRGVIIIYSDN; this is translated from the coding sequence ATGGACGAATCCGCAGATATAAAACGCGAAACCGGGGACAAAACCGAGCCGCCCCGTCGCGAAATCGGCAATGCCAATCTTTTCGCGGATGACATCGTCTTCTCGGATACCGAAAAAATCCTGTTCGAGGAGGATTTGCATGAAAACGCGTCGAATCGCGACGGCTTGATGGATGGGAACCCGGCCGACCGCTACTCCGCCAACAAAAAACTGAACCAGGGCGGCATGAAGGCCATCTGGGAGGTCGACGACCACCGCACGGCCCGCAAAGTGGCCATGGCGCTGATCCAGGATTCCAAAATCGCCTCTGAAAACGACATCGATTCATTTCTCTATGAAGCCCGACTGACCGCCAACCTGCAGCACCCGAACATTATCCCGATCTACGACATTGCCCTCGATGAAAACGGGAATCCCTATTTCACCATGAAGGCGCTCAAGGGCGAAACCCTGGGCGAAATCATCCGGAAACTGCGAAACCAGAACTCGGAATACCAAAAACGCTACACCCTCACCCGCCTGCTGGCCATCTTTCTCAAGGTCTGCAACGCCATCGACTATGCCCACACCAAGGGCGTCATCCATCTCGACCTGAAACCCTCGAACGTGAATGTCGGCGACTTCGGCGACGTGCATGTGCTCGACTGGGGACTCTCGACGCTCATCACCCACCTGAACGAATACGACGGCGAGCCCGTTTCGTGGAAGAGCCTCGACGATGTCTCGCTGGAAAACGGGCAAACGCTCACGCGCTATCTAGAAAAAACCGCCAAGCGGCGCGAACACAAGAATGTGGTGGGCGGAACCCCGGGCTACATGTCGCCGGAGCAGGCGCAGGGCGTCCCGTCCGACATCGATTTCCAGACCGACGTCTACATGCTCGGCGCCGTACTCTACGAAATCCTGACGCACCACTGCCCCATCGAGGGCGGCACCGTCAAGGAGTCGTTGCAACGCACGGTTCGGGGCGACTTCCCGCCCCCGGGCAAGCGGGCCCCCGAGCTGCGCATCCCGGCCGCGCTGGCGGCCATCGCCATGAAGGCCATGGCAACGGATCCCGCCGACCGCTACCCCAACGTGGCCGCGCTCATCCGCGATGTCCACCAATACCAGGACGGCTTCGCCACCACCGCCGAAAACCCAACCTTCATCACGCACGTCGCCCTGCTGATCAAACGCCACAAGCTGGCGGTCAGCCTGATTGCGGCCATGGCGGCCATCATCGCCACGATTCTGGCGCAGAGCTTTTCATCCATCAAGGAAAGCGAACGGGTCGCGCTCGATGCACTGGATCGGCTCCAGGTTAAAAACGAATATATCGCCTCAACCGCCCAAAAAGTGGCGCCGGACTACCTCAACCTGATGGCGCAGCAGGAACAGGACTTCAAGTTCGCCGCCGCCAAGCAGTCGCTGGACACCAGCCTGGCCTTCGACCCGAACCTTGAATCCGCATGGATGCGCAAGGGCAAGATGCTGATTTCGCAACTGGACTTCACGAATGCATGGCAAATCCTCTCCGGGAACCACGGCCATCCGGTGGAGAAAAACCCGCCGGCCATCCGGCTGGCCAAGAAATACATGGAGACCGGCGCCATTACGGATGCCGACCTGCCGAGGCTGGTGAAGGATTTCAAGACCTACGGCATCGCCGATGGCCTGCCCCGCCTGTTCTACCACCTCAACCAGAGCGCCTTCGATCCCGAAACCCGCTTCCCGGCCCTTGCCGAAGCACTGCAGATCCTTAATCCGGAAGTGGAAACCCTCAACTTCAACTGGCAGCCGACCGGCTCATTGGGATGGATCATCGATATCGGCAACAATCCGGGGCTGAATGATATTTCGCCACTGTGCGGCCTCCATATCCTGATCCTCAACGCCAGCCGCATCGGCTCCCCCGACCTCAACCTGCTGACCGAGGATGGATTGGTGGAACTCCGTCTGGCCGAAACCCAGCTCAACCATCTGCCCGAATTGGATCAACTCGAGGGGTTGCAAGTGCTC
- a CDS encoding nitrous oxide-stimulated promoter family protein, producing the protein MNLEARTVAAMILIYCKAHHAPGGGLCPDCADLMGYAGRRIEKCPFGAGKPVCNQCTVHCYKPDMRERIREVMRYAGPRMLAYHPVLAVRHLLRSRRKTSNIER; encoded by the coding sequence ATGAACCTTGAAGCCCGAACCGTTGCGGCGATGATCCTCATCTATTGCAAGGCCCACCATGCTCCGGGCGGAGGGCTATGCCCGGATTGCGCAGATCTGATGGGCTATGCGGGGCGGCGCATCGAAAAATGCCCCTTCGGCGCCGGCAAGCCCGTTTGCAATCAATGCACGGTTCATTGCTACAAACCCGACATGCGGGAGCGTATCCGGGAGGTTATGCGCTATGCCGGCCCGCGCATGCTGGCCTATCATCCCGTTTTAGCGGTTCGGCACCTGCTAAGGTCGAGGAGAAAAACTTCGAACATCGAACGTTGA